From the genome of Bacteroides sp. MSB163, one region includes:
- a CDS encoding ATP-binding protein codes for MAESQNIEYKQSWRDEYLKWICGFANASGGKIYIGVSDSGQVVGTSDTKRLLEDIPNKIVNFLGNVADVNLLRKDELEYIEISVYPSNVPISYKGTYHYRSGSTKQELKGYALQNFLLKRLGRTWDDFPCDWATFEDINREAVDYFFKKASVSGRLPGNLEYDDIHSTFLNLGLLADNGRLKNAALLLFAKTPSRFFPMVQFKIGRFGEDDSELLFQDIVEGNILQMGDKVMSLLKSKYLRSYIRYEGLQRIEELEIPEEALCEAIFNAIIHKDYTGAPIQLSVYEDKLMLWNEGCLPEDLTIEMFLEKHPSRPYNKNIADIFFKAGFIEAWGRGINKIVTGFQLAELEQPSFDFSMGGLWVTMPRKQATTQAATQATTQALQVFKTQDLMETFYSLYTKADEYTAISLQEELGFKNRVHFRKAYLLPLLEQGILKLKYPQKPNHPEQKYLLVK; via the coding sequence ATGGCAGAAAGTCAGAACATAGAATATAAGCAAAGTTGGCGTGACGAATATCTGAAATGGATATGTGGCTTTGCCAATGCTTCGGGAGGGAAAATCTATATAGGGGTCTCCGATAGTGGTCAGGTGGTTGGAACGTCTGATACAAAAAGGTTATTGGAGGATATTCCCAATAAAATTGTGAATTTTCTGGGGAATGTTGCTGATGTGAATCTATTGCGTAAGGATGAGCTGGAATACATAGAAATATCGGTTTATCCGTCGAATGTTCCTATTTCTTATAAAGGTACTTATCATTATCGTAGTGGTAGTACAAAACAAGAGTTGAAGGGATATGCTTTGCAGAACTTCTTATTGAAGCGCTTAGGGCGCACATGGGATGACTTTCCTTGTGATTGGGCTACATTTGAGGATATAAATAGAGAGGCGGTTGACTATTTTTTTAAAAAGGCTTCGGTATCCGGGCGCCTTCCGGGTAATTTAGAGTATGATGATATTCATTCTACTTTCTTAAATCTGGGATTATTGGCTGATAATGGGAGACTAAAGAATGCGGCGTTATTGCTTTTTGCAAAGACACCTTCCCGCTTTTTTCCAATGGTGCAATTTAAAATAGGGAGATTTGGAGAGGATGATTCTGAATTGTTATTTCAGGATATTGTAGAAGGAAATATTCTGCAAATGGGTGATAAAGTCATGTCTTTATTGAAGTCTAAATATTTACGTTCTTATATCCGGTATGAAGGGTTGCAAAGGATTGAAGAGTTAGAAATACCGGAAGAAGCATTGTGCGAAGCTATTTTTAACGCAATCATTCATAAAGACTATACGGGTGCTCCTATACAATTAAGTGTATATGAAGATAAACTTATGCTGTGGAATGAAGGCTGCCTTCCCGAAGACTTGACGATAGAAATGTTCTTGGAAAAGCATCCGTCGCGACCTTACAACAAGAACATTGCTGATATCTTTTTTAAGGCGGGTTTTATAGAAGCATGGGGAAGAGGTATAAACAAAATAGTAACAGGGTTTCAGTTGGCAGAGCTTGAGCAACCTTCGTTTGACTTTTCTATGGGCGGGCTTTGGGTTACGATGCCAAGGAAACAAGCTACCACTCAAGCTGCCACTCAAGCTACCACTCAAGCTCTTCAGGTTTTCAAAACCCAAGACCTTATGGAAACATTCTATTCATTGTATACGAAGGCTGATGAATATACGGCAATTTCCTTGCAGGAAGAACTTGGTTTTAAAAATAGGGTACATTTCAGAAAAGCCTATCTGCTACCATTGCTGGAACAAGGAATTCTAAAACTGAAATATCCGCAGAAGCCCAATCACCCGGAACAAAAATATTTGTTAGTCAAATAA
- a CDS encoding porin gives MKKSALMLLIVLLPLAAKSQNPYRNEDGKKIDKEKLETKDYLPEIHGTIRTKFEYQTEMAASRFEVRNARISITGNVLPIVAYKAEIDLSDEGQIKMLDAYARLFPVKDVTVTAGQMRVPFTIDAHRSPHQQYFANRSFIAKQVGNVRDVGVTLGYKFGTEIPVTLEGGLYNGSGLTNQKEWHKEVNYSAKAQFLLAKKLNLALSIQSIQPQDVRINSYDIGAFYEFGRFHIEGEYLYKTYADNAYDNVHAVNSFINYDLPLRKVFNKMSFLVRYDMMTSQSDGKTIDEGTGALTTTDYKRHRITGGITFSLSKAFRTDLRLNFEKYFYAKNSIAKESEQDKIVLELMVRF, from the coding sequence ATGAAGAAAAGCGCACTCATGTTGCTCATTGTTCTGCTGCCACTGGCAGCAAAATCCCAAAATCCGTATCGCAACGAGGACGGAAAGAAGATCGACAAAGAAAAACTGGAAACAAAGGATTACCTGCCGGAAATACATGGTACTATCCGCACTAAGTTTGAGTATCAGACAGAAATGGCCGCCAGCCGTTTCGAAGTACGCAACGCGCGTATCAGCATTACGGGTAACGTCTTACCCATAGTAGCATATAAAGCCGAAATCGACCTTTCGGATGAAGGACAAATCAAGATGCTGGATGCTTACGCCCGCCTCTTCCCCGTAAAAGACGTAACTGTAACCGCAGGGCAAATGCGTGTGCCGTTCACCATCGACGCACACCGTTCGCCGCATCAGCAATATTTCGCCAACCGTTCATTTATAGCGAAACAAGTCGGTAATGTTCGTGACGTTGGCGTCACATTGGGATATAAATTCGGAACCGAAATACCCGTTACATTAGAGGGCGGTCTCTACAATGGTTCGGGACTGACCAACCAAAAGGAATGGCACAAAGAAGTAAATTATTCAGCCAAAGCACAGTTCCTGCTTGCCAAGAAGCTAAACCTGGCTTTAAGCATACAGAGCATTCAGCCGCAAGATGTACGGATAAACTCTTATGACATCGGTGCTTTCTATGAATTCGGCCGCTTCCACATTGAAGGGGAGTACCTGTACAAAACATACGCGGACAATGCTTACGATAATGTGCATGCCGTAAACAGTTTCATCAACTACGACTTACCACTGCGAAAAGTATTCAACAAAATGTCTTTCCTGGTACGCTATGACATGATGACCAGCCAAAGCGACGGAAAGACCATTGATGAAGGAACCGGTGCCTTAACCACTACTGACTATAAGCGACATCGCATAACCGGCGGTATCACTTTTAGCCTCAGCAAAGCATTCCGCACAGACCTCCGACTGAATTTCGAGAAATACTTTTATGCCAAAAACAGCATTGCCAAAGAGTCAGAGCAGGATAAAATTGTGTTGGAACTGATGGTGCGGTTCTAA
- the mnmA gene encoding tRNA 2-thiouridine(34) synthase MnmA: MNRPEKRVLVGMSGGIDSTATCLMLKEQGYEIVGLTMWVWGDEPVEARQLADSMGIEHHVVDEREAFRKVIVQNFIDEYCQGRTPNPCVMCNPTFKFRILTEWADKLGCAFISTGHYSRLEEKNGNIYIVAGDDDKKDQSYFLWRLGQDVLRRCIFPLGIYTKLQVREYLRGRGYQLKAEEGESMEVCFIKGNYRDFLREHSPEIDREIGSGWFVNSEGVKLGEHKGFPYYTIGQRKGLEIALGKPAYVLKINPQKNTVMLGDAEQLRTEYMLAEQDNIIDEQEFFLAPDLTVRIRYRSKPIPCTVKRLEDGRLFVHFLSEASAIAPGQSAVFYVGRRVVGGSFIASQRGIGLVIAENN; this comes from the coding sequence ATGAACAGACCGGAGAAGCGAGTATTGGTAGGCATGAGCGGCGGTATAGACAGCACCGCCACTTGTCTGATGTTGAAAGAACAAGGATATGAGATAGTTGGACTAACCATGTGGGTGTGGGGAGACGAACCTGTGGAAGCCCGGCAACTTGCCGACAGTATGGGTATCGAACACCATGTGGTTGATGAACGTGAGGCTTTTCGCAAAGTAATTGTGCAGAACTTTATTGATGAATATTGCCAGGGGCGGACACCCAATCCGTGCGTGATGTGTAATCCTACGTTTAAATTCCGCATACTCACAGAGTGGGCGGACAAACTAGGTTGCGCATTTATCTCTACCGGACATTACAGCCGTCTGGAAGAAAAAAATGGGAATATATATATAGTGGCCGGAGACGATGATAAGAAAGACCAGTCTTATTTCCTTTGGCGACTGGGGCAGGATGTGCTGAGACGTTGCATTTTTCCGCTGGGCATCTATACGAAGTTGCAAGTACGGGAGTATTTGCGCGGGAGAGGCTATCAGTTGAAGGCGGAAGAAGGAGAGAGCATGGAGGTATGTTTCATCAAGGGTAATTATCGGGACTTCCTGCGCGAACATTCTCCTGAAATAGACCGTGAAATCGGTTCCGGATGGTTTGTCAATTCCGAAGGGGTGAAGTTGGGCGAACATAAAGGTTTTCCTTATTATACCATCGGACAGCGGAAAGGTCTGGAAATAGCTTTGGGCAAACCGGCTTATGTGCTGAAGATAAATCCGCAGAAGAATACAGTGATGCTGGGCGATGCCGAACAATTGCGGACTGAATATATGCTGGCCGAACAGGATAACATCATCGATGAACAGGAATTCTTCTTGGCTCCTGACTTGACGGTACGTATCCGCTATCGCAGCAAACCGATTCCCTGCACGGTGAAAAGGCTGGAAGACGGGCGGCTGTTCGTACATTTCTTGTCCGAAGCATCGGCTATTGCACCCGGGCAGTCTGCGGTGTTTTATGTAGGTAGGCGGGTAGTGGGCGGTTCGTTTATTGCTTCGCAGCGGGGAATTGGGCTGGTGATTGCAGAAAATAATTAG